AGCAGGGTCATACCCCGGCGCCGCTTGTTCGCGTGGGAACGGTCCGAACGACCCTTAAGCGCACCTGTGGCGATCTCCCGAACCTCCTCCAACGTCGCCCGGGAGATATCCCCGAACGGTGCCGGTGAGACCTCTGGCCGCGGTGCCGGTGCGGCCTTCACTGACGCCGTGGAGAACCGGCTCCTCGGCGCCTCTGACTGTGCCCTCTCTCGCTCTGAGGCGATTCGGCGGCTTCGCGCCGTGTAGGTGTCGGAAGTGTGGCGGTTAGGCACCGAACACCGCCTTGAAGTCGTCCGCGTCGTAGCCGGGCGCAATAGTGCGCACGGCCTTCGGCCGGTTGTAGTGCTCCTGGAGGGCATCGAAGAGGTCCTCGACGCGGGCGTTGAGGTAGCGGCCCGTGGTTGCCAGGTCGGAGTGCCGGAGGATCGCCCGGACTTCGGTCAGGGTGAGGTTCGGGTCGTTCGCCATACGACTGGCTGCCGTGTGGCGGAGATCGTGCAGCGTCCAGTTCGTGCCGATCTTGGCGTTGGCCCGCTGGATGACCCGGCGCATCGCCCAGTAACTCAGCGGCTTGTCGGGGCCGCGCCGCGTCCGCAGTACCGGCTCGTGGGCGGCGGGCAGTCCGATGGAGTCGAGGTAGGCCGCGAGCACGATCAGGGCCTGTGGGCTGGCCGGTACGGGGTCCCGTTCCCTCGTCCCTTTGGAGATCACGTGGAAGACCTGCCCTGACCAGTCGATATCGGCCGGGGTGACCCCCAGCAACTCCTCGGCCCTGGCGCCGCTGGAGACGTAGAGCAGGACAGCGGCCCGGTCCCGGTCATGGGTCATCGCTGCGAAGAACTCGTCCCACAGAACGTCGGGAATCGCCCTTGGGTCGCCCTTCGACACTCGCTGCCGCAGCCGGGCCCGCCGGAACGGCTGCGCCGGCTCGGTGGGGCTTCGGTGTGCCAGCGCCCTTCGTTGTGCGACGGAATCCGGAACAGGGTTGGTCAGCGGTCCACGTCCGTAGTGGCGGTGGAAGGCGTAGAAGCTGCTGACCACGGTCAAAGCGTGGTTGATCGTGCTCGGCGCATAGCCGGCCTGGAGGTACCGCTTGCCCGTGCGCGGGTTCGCCGACCCTGGCGGGGGCGATGCCGGGTTGCTGCGCCGGCGCTGCGGATTGGGCGCCGTACGAAGCCACCCCACGAGTGCGGCGGCCTCTGCCTCTGACGCCTTGTCCCATGGCAGGTCGAGAAACCACAGCAGCCGGAACCAACGCAGAAGGTCATGTGCGTAGCTACGGCCGGTCAGCGGGCTGTTGTCGCTGAGCGCGAGATCACGAAGGTACGAAAGGACGGGCTCGACTACCTCCCCAGACGCGTTGAGGACGGCGTAGGGCGGATGCTGGGTCTCCAGCTTGGCCACCAAACCGAGACGAGGTACATCGGCCCGACCCTCGATCAGGTCGTGGTGCAGGTTGGGTTCCACTCGGGCTCTCCTTGAGCGGGGGAAACGTCGCCCTGCCCAACGAGCCAGAGAAGGTGCAGTTAACACACCAGATGCTGGCCGACCTCGACACCGGCCCCGAACCGGCGACGCCCCCGGCCCCCGACACGACGAAGGAACCGGCCCTGGCGTGACCCCGGCCCGGCCCGGCCCCGCCCGGCCGAACACCCGGCCGCCCTCTCATCCCATTGCGCGAACCGTGCGCGATCACCAGACGGGGATGGGCATATGCCAGGAGCCTATGTCCGTGTACTTCTCCTCCCCGCGCGCCGAGTACGGCGGCGACATGAGCGACCCCGCCCAGGCGTACTCCATCTCGATGCCCAGAGCCGTGGCCGAGGCCGCTCTCGCCCGCAGTGGCCCTTCGGGCCTGTCCGCCTACGTCACCACCGTCGTGGCCCGCCAGATCGAGCGGGACAACCTCGCCGAGCTCGTCGCCGCGGCCGAGGCCGAGATCGGCCCGATCACGGCCGAGGAGATCAGGGGAAGGGCCGACCTCCTCGGCACCCTCGTCCTCGACAGCGAGGGCCTCGCCAAGTACCTCTCACGAGACCGTGAAACCGTCGCCTGGCTGGCGGCGGCCCGCGCCCGGGACGTGCGCGTCATCACCAGCACGGCCACCCTCGTCGCGACGGTTCACCCACAGACCAACGTGCCCGCCCTCGGGTGGGCGCTGTCCCGCGTGGTGGTCGAACCCGTCACGGGGCAGATCGCCCACCGGGCCGGAGAGCTGCTCCGGGACGCCGGCCTGCACGGCCACAAGTACGCCATCGGTGCCATCCTCGCCGCCACCGCGCTCGCCGCGCCCGGGCCCGTCACCGTCCTCACCTCGGACCCCGAGGACCTCACCGCCCTCTGCGGCAAGCGGCTCGTCGCCGTCAAGGTCTGACCCGGCTGCCGGCGGCCTCACGCCCCGGCAGCCCTCCGCAGGAAGCGGGCCAGGTCGTCCACGGAGTAGCCCAGCTCCGGGCCCCGCTCGGCCGCCATCAGCAGCAGCTGGCCCACGATCTCCGCGCCCCAGCCGTCCGTACCGTCCGGCGACCAGCCCCACAGCTTCTCGATGCCGAGGTCGCCCATCAGCAGCCCGTACCCCTCCCGGACCTCCGCGCAGGCGTCGGCCACCGCGTCCAGCAGCCGCGCGGCCGGCCGCTCGCAGCGCAGCCCGAAGTACCCGCCGACCTCCTCGGGCACGCACCCGCGCGGCGGCTCCGCCTTGAGCCGGTCGTAGCGCGCGTCCTCGTACGGGGGACACTCCCCCACCGGGCAGTGGATCAGCGTGAACCGCTGCCACCCCGGCGGCGGAGGCGGCTGCGGACGCCACCCCATCACCCCGAAGGCCTCCTGCACCCCCGCCGTCGCCTCGTCCGCCGTGTCGGCGGTACGCGTCTCCCGCCGCACCCCGTCGTCCCCGACGGCCGTCCACGCCCCGCCGATGCCGTCCGGCCGGGCCCGTACGGCGAGCCCCAGGCCCCCGCGCCGCCAGCCGCCGCCGGCCAGGGCGGTGTCGAGCCCGCGCAGCTTCCACCCCAGCTCGAACGCGAACTGCGCCGCGTCCACCGACTCGTTCACTCGCCCGCCCGGTGGTGCAGCAGGGCGGCCAGCCGGAGCGCGGTGTCGATGTTGCAGCGCCCGAGGTCGACCAGCGGCAGCCCGTACGTCCCGGCCGCCGAGACCCGTTCCACGTCCAGCGAGGGGAACACCACTCCCACCCCGTGGAGGGCATCCTTCAACTGCCGCACGGCCTCCTCGGCCGCCCCCAACCGCTCCTGCGGGGTGAGCACCATGACATGTGACCCTTCCACTCTGAGTATTCAACTTCTCCACACAGAGTGGCGACGCAAGGGCTGGCCTTTCAAGCAGGCAGATGCAGCAACAAGTGCAGTTGCAACAGGAGTTGCCATGCCCGCACCGAAAGAACTCGACCCCTCCTCCTCACCCCGCGCCCTGCTCGGCGCCGAACTACGCGTAGCCCGCGAACGCGCGGGCCTCAGCCAGGCCGAACTCGGCGAACCGCTGTTCGTGAGCGGGGCGTTCATCGGCCAGCTGGAGGCCGGCACCCGCCGGATGCACCTCGAGTACGCCCGTCAGATAGACGAAATCCTCGGCACGGACGGCTTCTTCGTCCGCAACTGCGGAGCGGCGGCCAAGTCCAAGTACCCCGACCACTTCACGGCGGCGGCCGAAGCGGAAGGCCTGGCGACCGCGATCCGCGAGTACGCGCCGCAGATCATCCCCGGACTGCTCCAGACCGAGCCCTACGCCCGAGCCGTCTGCCGCGCCTACCAGCCGACGGCCACGGCGGAGGTGATCGACGAGCTGGTGACGAACCGGCTGGTCAGGGCCGCGATCCTCGACGACAAAACAACCCCACTGTTTTGGTGCGTCCTTGACGAGGCGGTCCTGCGCCGCGCCGGAGAGGACCCGGAGATCCTGGCCGGGGCCCTGCGCCACATCGCGGCCCTGATCCGCGCGCACCGCGTCATCATTCAGGTACTGCCCTTCAGCGCGGGCTTCCACGCAGGCTTGGCGGGCACACTCAAGCTGATGGCCTTCAGCGACGCGCCGCCACTCTCCTACGTAGACGGCCTCGGGATGGGCCAGTTGTTCGATGATCCGGCCACGGTGGCCCATCACACCCTGACCTACGATCTCCTCACGGCCAGCGCGCTTTCCCCGCGGAAGTCGCTGGCCCTGATCGAGTCGGTGGCGGAGGAGTACGAACATGACCAGCACGCCTGAGTACGACCTGTCGGCAGCCGTCTGGCACAAGTCCAGCTACAGCGCGGGCGACGGCGGCAACTGCCTGGAGATGGCTACTTGGCGGAAGTCCACCTACAGCGCAGGTGACGGCGGCGACTGCCTCGAGGTCGCCGACGGGCACCCCACCCTCGTCCCCGTCCGGGACTCCAAGCGGCCCGACGGCCCGCACGTGGTGTTCCGCGCGCGGGCCTGGGCCGAGTTCGTCGCGACGCTCTGACGGGTCAGAGGCCGGCGGTGAAGAGCAGCTGGTTCGGGCTGCCCTTGCTGATGCTGGTCAGGACGTCCTTGGTGGACTCGTCGTCCAGGAACTCGTTGATCTCCGCCGGGCCCGCCGAGGGGTGCGCCCCCTTGTAGAGCACCGCGACACCGGCGACGTGCGGCGCGGCCATCGACGTACCGTCGAGGGCCACGCTGCCGCCGCCGAGCTTGGCGGAGACGATGGCCTGGCCCGGGGCGTAGAGGGAGACGCAGGGGCCGTAGTTGGAGAAGTCGGTCTCCTCGTCCCACTGGTTGCTGGCGGCGACCGTCAGCACACGGGCGGCGGAGGCGGGGGAGACGTTGCACGCGTCGATCGCCGAGTTGCCCGCCGCGATGACCGGGAGGACACCCGCGTCGGAGAGGGCGGTCGCGGCGTTGTTCACGGCTTCGGACCTGTCACCGCCCAGGGAGCCGTTGAGGACGGCGGGCTGCTTGGCGTTCTTGGCCACCCAGTCCATCCCGGCGAGGATCCCCGACCACGTGCCCTTGCCGTCGCAGCCCAGGACGCGGACGCTGACCAGGTTCGCCTTGCCGGCCACTCCGTAGGTCCTGCCGCCGACCGTGCCCGCCACGTGCGTGCCGTGGCCCTGGCAGTCCTGGCCGTTGCGGCCGTCTCCGATGGCGTCGAAGCCGAACGTCGCCCGGCCGCCGAACTCGTCGTGGGCGTAGTCGATGCCGGTGTCGAGGATGTACGCGGTCACCCCGGCGCCGTTGCCCTCGGTGGTGAAGTCGCTGTCCAGCGGCAGTTGCTTCTGGTCGATCCGGTCCAGGCCCCACGACGAGGACGGCGCCCGCATACCGGGCGTGCGGGTCGGCTTGGGCACGGACTGGATCGCGGCGTCCTCCTCCACCGCCTTCACCCCCAGGCTGTTGCGGACGATCGACAGCTGGAGCGGGGTCATCGGGACCGCGAAGCCGTTGACCGCCGACGTGTAGACGTACGAAGGCTGCAGGCCGAGCTTCTGCGCGGCCTTCGCCGCGTCCACCCCCTTCTCCAGGGTGACGATGTACTTGCCGGGCACGGCGTTGGCCGAGGTGTGCAGCGGTGCCGGGGTCGGCTCCGGGCCGGCGGCGGAAGCCGTGCCGGCCGCGACCGGGGTCATCGTGAGGAGGGCGGCGGTTGCCACGCGTGCGATCAGGCGCATGAGAAGAACTCCGGAAGAGGGCAGACGGCATGGGGGAGCCGCCCCCACGCGATGCGAGACACGTTCCGGAGGGCGGCCGTCCCCTTCATCGGTCTCCTTCGGAGCGGGACTTGAACCCCCCACCCCACATGGCCGAGGAGGCCGCCGACGGCCGGGAGCGGGCCTTCGCGCCCACCGAAGAAAGGATTCCCTCCCGTTGACGCCCGGGGCCCGCCACCTGCTGGAACCCTCCTCGCGGCGGCCCGGCAATTCACCCGTACGGGGAACCCCGCCGCGCACCCGCCGAGGGGGCGCACTCGTTGTTCACCTCCGCCCGCGTCCGCCACGCCGCCGGGGTCGTTGACCGGGCCGGGGCGTGCGTGATGGCCTCGCCGGCATGCGCACTCGTCCGAGCCGGGCCCTACCGACGGCCGTCGCCGCCGCAGCCGCACTGGCCGCCGTAGCCCTCCTGCCCGCCCTGCCCGCCCACGCCACCACCACCGCTGCGCCCGCGCCCCATTCGGCCCCGGCCGCCGACCAGCCCTCGTACCTCGTCACCGTCCGCGAGGGCGTCGACCCGGCCGCCGTCGCGGACGCCTACGGGATCCGGCCGACCCACGTCTTCCACGCCGTGACCAACGGCTTCGCCGCCCGCCTCTCCCCCGAACAGGCCGAGGCCCTGCGGGACTCCGCGGCCGTGGTGGCCGTCGAGGAGGACGGTCCGGCCTCCTCGGGCGAGCCCTTCTAACCCGCCTGGCCCGTCCGGCCCGTCACCAGCCCCACACCGGCATGACCTCGAAGGTCGGCTGCAACTCGTCGTTCGCGTCCAGGTTCACGAAGACGTA
The Streptomyces sp. NBC_00091 genome window above contains:
- a CDS encoding protease inhibitor I9 family protein, which translates into the protein MRTRPSRALPTAVAAAAALAAVALLPALPAHATTTAAPAPHSAPAADQPSYLVTVREGVDPAAVADAYGIRPTHVFHAVTNGFAARLSPEQAEALRDSAAVVAVEEDGPASSGEPF
- a CDS encoding DNA-binding protein, whose translation is MRGRADLLGTLVLDSEGLAKYLSRDRETVAWLAAARARDVRVITSTATLVATVHPQTNVPALGWALSRVVVEPVTGQIAHRAGELLRDAGLHGHKYAIGAILAATALAAPGPVTVLTSDPEDLTALCGKRLVAVKV
- a CDS encoding site-specific integrase, which codes for MEPNLHHDLIEGRADVPRLGLVAKLETQHPPYAVLNASGEVVEPVLSYLRDLALSDNSPLTGRSYAHDLLRWFRLLWFLDLPWDKASEAEAAALVGWLRTAPNPQRRRSNPASPPPGSANPRTGKRYLQAGYAPSTINHALTVVSSFYAFHRHYGRGPLTNPVPDSVAQRRALAHRSPTEPAQPFRRARLRQRVSKGDPRAIPDVLWDEFFAAMTHDRDRAAVLLYVSSGARAEELLGVTPADIDWSGQVFHVISKGTRERDPVPASPQALIVLAAYLDSIGLPAAHEPVLRTRRGPDKPLSYWAMRRVIQRANAKIGTNWTLHDLRHTAASRMANDPNLTLTEVRAILRHSDLATTGRYLNARVEDLFDALQEHYNRPKAVRTIAPGYDADDFKAVFGA
- a CDS encoding DUF397 domain-containing protein, translating into MTSTPEYDLSAAVWHKSSYSAGDGGNCLEMATWRKSTYSAGDGGDCLEVADGHPTLVPVRDSKRPDGPHVVFRARAWAEFVATL
- a CDS encoding S8 family peptidase, producing the protein MRLIARVATAALLTMTPVAAGTASAAGPEPTPAPLHTSANAVPGKYIVTLEKGVDAAKAAQKLGLQPSYVYTSAVNGFAVPMTPLQLSIVRNSLGVKAVEEDAAIQSVPKPTRTPGMRAPSSSWGLDRIDQKQLPLDSDFTTEGNGAGVTAYILDTGIDYAHDEFGGRATFGFDAIGDGRNGQDCQGHGTHVAGTVGGRTYGVAGKANLVSVRVLGCDGKGTWSGILAGMDWVAKNAKQPAVLNGSLGGDRSEAVNNAATALSDAGVLPVIAAGNSAIDACNVSPASAARVLTVAASNQWDEETDFSNYGPCVSLYAPGQAIVSAKLGGGSVALDGTSMAAPHVAGVAVLYKGAHPSAGPAEINEFLDDESTKDVLTSISKGSPNQLLFTAGL
- a CDS encoding helix-turn-helix transcriptional regulator, whose amino-acid sequence is MPAPKELDPSSSPRALLGAELRVARERAGLSQAELGEPLFVSGAFIGQLEAGTRRMHLEYARQIDEILGTDGFFVRNCGAAAKSKYPDHFTAAAEAEGLATAIREYAPQIIPGLLQTEPYARAVCRAYQPTATAEVIDELVTNRLVRAAILDDKTTPLFWCVLDEAVLRRAGEDPEILAGALRHIAALIRAHRVIIQVLPFSAGFHAGLAGTLKLMAFSDAPPLSYVDGLGMGQLFDDPATVAHHTLTYDLLTASALSPRKSLALIESVAEEYEHDQHA